The genomic stretch GCCAGCTCGTTGTACTTGCAAAAGCGCTTGCCCTAGTAGATACACAAATAGTTTGAGTAACAGTGGACACCCTTGCTTTATGCCTCGCACCTTGCTGTACTCGAATATTCGTTGTCCGAATCACCCAACAAATAATTAAGCTAAATAAAACAGCTAATAACTTGAAACTAGCTAAATAAAGTCTGCATACAGGTGAAACAGATTGCCGCAACGTTCAGGTTGATTTATCAGCTGAACAAGCAATAAATTCAGGTATagaaaaacttttgaaatacTCCTCGTCATTATTTAGTTGTTGGCTGGTTAAGCgctatttcaatttaaaaaacagCTATTAGGTAGACAACACCAATTAAACACTGAACAAACTGGTTGAATAAACGCTTCTTGATACTTACTGTCTTCTGTCTTAAAAATCTATCATTTTTTTATCCGGTGTTCAAAAGTTAgactccccagctggtctcgaggtacgatgctgacctaacaagccagtcgtcgtaggttcgagtcttgactcggaagagactgttagtgtcagtaggatcatagcgctagccccgcaactgtcctgtacacttaacggttggctgcgaagtctgtgtatagtaaatagaatgtcaagttccgaatcggaatgtagcaccaaggctttgctttgctttgtttaaaagtttgtgagatattttaaaaagcGAAACGTATATGTACATAAAAATAGAGAATTGTAccgaatgataaaaaatataccaaacagaaaaaagttagtttgttattttatttcaattactgtTAATTAATTTGAGTACTATGATCTGTTTTGAAATGGTTTTAATGCTTTCAATGGAGCCGATGGGTATTATTGATAGCAGAGCAAATAGAAAATAGCTGAATTTACAATGTATTTTCCTCGTCATTCTAATCAGTAACAAGAGCTCCTGTCGTTGCCACCACCTTCATTAATGCCAACTTTTTTTTCAGATCACTTTTTAAAGCAGCTACTGATTTTAAAAACATAATACCAacccaagaaacattttttggctaAATAAGCGCATTTATAACTAGTCTAATTCAGCTGATGGCTGAACATAGGTTGAATAATGTATTTTTaagtgtttaatcagcttttaaTCAGTCGGTTTTAAACAACTAAATCAGCTATTTGTTACATTCGGCTTACTAAATAGCCGAAGAAGGGCTTAATAAGAAATAACTCAGCCAATTGAATAACTTTTATTTATGTTGATCGATTCCgtagaagcgattattcattctttgtacagcttgtagaaaaactcttttacagTCAACAGTAGCTGGCTTATAGTCTGAATAAGCGCCTATATGGCAATTCCATGGCTAAAATTGTACATTTTGTCTTTCCGTAAAAGtgctttttcagctttattacagctacgtgaaatataattcaaaatatatattcgtCCTAATTAGaccatttttttattggttagacgattcgaacacatctaaatctttcgattttttgcatttttgtgtgtatttttcatcgtttatttttatattattgtttGTGAAAATTACCTTCTTAATATTCAATTACTTTACTGCCAGTCTCGAATCTCGAACTCATGCTCATGAGGTTGCTGGTAGAACACGTTGCCGTCTATCTTGACATACATGCATACGTATCGATTTAACCCGTACATCTATTtccagtttatttcataaacaatTTCACATTGGCTGTATATTGACTGAATTGTAGCTGAACAAGCGCTTTAACATTTCTATCGTATCCCTTGAACACGATAGAACACGTTTTGTCAAAGTAACGGCCCTCTCTAAATGGTCGATTTTATACAAGGCACTGTTGAATTTTGATATAAGTGGGTATGGCTAGCCGTGCTGCAAAAACTATCATTATTTTTGGTTTGCACTGTTTGTTTATGTATACGAGGTGCATAAACTAGCGATAATTCCTCCAATTTCTACAATTTCGGGATATGATACGAATGCTGAAACGCTTGTTCAGCTTCAATTCAGTATATATACAGCCAATGTAAAACTAAGTACGCTGGTACTCCTAACTCTTTGGGGACAATTCTAATCGGTCGAATTCTTGTCGTAGATCTAAGGACAAGATGTAAGAGATTGGAACTTGGAACGTCCCTATTCCAGACTCCATATGATTGCTACTAGTCGATGTATTTGACGTAGTAAGCTCTCCGCCCCATAGCGAATCAGTTCCGGTAGCACTCTGTCTGTACCAGCTGCTGTGTTATTCTCTAGTATGAGAGATATTTTTTCTATGACACTCAGCGTAGGTCCTGCTCTGGTGGAGGAGTATCTTCGGATATCAACGGTATATTTTGTACGCTATCACTTTGTTGCAAAGCGGATTTTCATTCGCGTATGGAAAAGTATCTGTTACTCTGTTGTTTCATACTGGCGACGTCAGTGTTGTGTTAAGCGATCTCGTTCTAGAGGTGGCTCCTCATGATAAGCTTCTGTCCTTTCTTTTTTGTGGCCTATAAAGCTTTTTTTATTGTTGGGTTGCCAGGGTATTTCCTAAGTATGTTTTGCAGATGTTCTTTTCCAGCGCGCGACCTTCTAGGATTCTTGGACGAGTTTTTAGACTTTAGTGAAACCTTAGCAGCATTTTTGATGCTCTCTTGATGAGAGATAGCAAAGCTGTCGGGTTTGTAATGCTCTCTACGTCTACGTCTGACTTGTTAATCCACAGTGATTACGATTTCTTGACGGTGAGCAGTGTTTTAGTAGGTTTACGTTGTATCCAGGTTCCGCAGTACCAGCGCTATTCGCAACTGGAAATGTTGGGGACCCATCTGATGTGTTCGCCGTTCCTTGATTCTGGTGGTGTTTTACATTTATAAGTTTCCATTTTCAagtttttcagttttgttttttttttaattatttttgttctgTCACCGCAGATTTCTACTTAAGCTCGTAGGTTCAGGATCATTCCaggaatcagaatcagaatagGGGAACAGAGAGACTTCATTTTTGTACTGATAGGCGCTTATTGCTCGTgtggaaaaaaatatatgaaggtTTAATGGCTCATTATATTATATTTCAAAGGCTATTCTTAAGAAAGTAAACATATATCATATTTATGTCTTGGTGGTGTTACGATAAAAAGTGTTGCTCTCCAGGTTTAAGGCACTAGATTTTTGTTCGTTATCTGTCTGTACTATTGTTTGCAATGCTAACCCTCCTATTTGCTATAATTATTTCGTAAATGGCGCATTTTATTGTTGTGTTAATGGTAGATTCACGCGGATATGTATGCATTCAATGAATCATAAACATGGATGTCTTACATCAAACTTCGAAAAGACTCAGATTGCTCATCAAAGCGATCGATATACATTATTGTTATACATTGTGTATGTTGCAACACACATTTAAATGAGACTGTTAACAGTTTGATTCAAAATGGTACAACTCAGCAACAGAAAACTCGTCAGGCCTTCCAAAATAAAACGAGATGTAGAAACTCAAAAATATGTGGCATGTAACATTACATTCAGTTTTTAAAGATTTGTGTTTTTGTTGCAGATTTGGACCGCTATACCCATTTATACGATTAGAAGGTTTCTTCTGAAATAGTTTATCATTTCTAAAGATCCGAGCCGATATTTTCGATTTGAACTCCCTTAAAACCGAGAGAGGAATGTTGCGTTTTTTCAATGCTGACGCTAAATGGGTCTAAATAGCTCATGCAAGCAAAGTTGACATGTTGTAATCAAGAAAACATGTGGtatgaaaaagttgaattttaaaCTCGAACGCGACGGCTAGCTCTAGCACGTTGAGCTGCAACTACTACTGTCCAAATCCAAAGAGCGATACAAGTCCACGAGCATATAAGTCCGATGATCAGTGCAGCGGCTGTGTTGATTTTGCCCTCACGACGACGATCCCAGGATACATCTTGGTGCAAGTAATCCATAAAGTCAAATACCGAAGCGCATGATAATCTTCCTTGGATAGCAGCTACAAGGGGTCCACTAGCTTGCATATACTTGATCAGTTCATTACGATACTGTTTGCAGCTGTATAAAAACCCATCTAAATACATTGCGGCATGGACCAGTGTGAAGAGCGCCATAAAACTTCCAATAATACTAACAGGGATCCAATAGTACGGACTGATATCATCCTCATCAGTTACATCGGTTTTGGTCGTCATCACAATAACTTCACCAGATCTGAAATTTCAAGAATAAATTTACCCCGAAAAAGGAATGTATATGTCATATTTGTTATACCTCTGGCGAACCGTGGCCGTTGAAGTGTTACCCCTAGGTTTGCCACAACAGACACGAAATACATGGaaaataccaaaaatagcaCAAAACAATATCGGCAGGACGAGTCCATAAGTGGCCCAGTGGCAATAAGCGATATggccacctgtgaaaaatgtggGAGTCGAAAGGCCATTGAGAATGCATCCGCAGTTGGTTTCCACGCAGGTATCAAGCACATAACGCCAGTGATGCCATGCCACGGCGGTTGATATGCAGCAGATAAACGATAATGCACCGATAAGAGGATACAGATAGGCCAGTCGTTTCTCACTCCTATATTCATTCATGTTGAATCACTACTATTTCCAACGAAATTATCCGACACTTCAATTGATACTACAGATTTGTACGAAGCAACAGTTTAGAGTTAAtgctttgaatatttgaaaaaagtatCAACGCATCGGACAGGGTGTGTGCTATTAACAATAATACGgatcaaaacaaaaatgaagCTTCTCTCCACGGTACTTACACGCGTATGAAACTAATGGTAATTTGTTTTTATGAGCGACGCCACGGTTACGAGTATGTCTGACGCGCTTACTTACACCGATACGTGAGGAAACCTCCTTCGCTGCGTGTTACATAAATGTCTGGTTTCTCGTTTGAAACGTATTCGTGCTGTGGATATTATTCTCACCTGTACCTCCTTCGCTCACCTGTAAATTGCGCTGCTAGTGTGTAGTATCAGTCCAGTAGGTAGATTTCGATACCCGATCCTAAACCTAAACTTTAAAGTAACTTAAAAATGCTCAAGACAGAAAAACAGAGCGTAATTATATGAGCCcaagataatttttgaatacaccagttttgaaaaaaatatgactTTGATTAGCGGGGTAAAGAAATAAGTTAAATATTAGAAGAGGTGGTTGCGGTACAACCAGGCTGAACCAAGTCTAGAAAAACTTATTTGAGTCATTGACATTTAGAGCCTTACGGCTCACAAATTGACCCTGGCTTGAcctaatttatatatttatcaCTAACGCTGATGATACATGAAATTTACCATATGGAAGCATTTATTAACAATAATTCTCAGTTCGGTATATTATCATATATTCATGTTGATTTCACTACGGTTCCGCGCATTTACGTTTTTTAGAACACTGCTAcgatcagagccggatttataagggggcccagggggcccgggccccgggcccccacatttttagggcccccacaaatcgacaaaaagatattttctctttaaaaatgagatttaatcaaaagttcgatttacagtaaaaaaatttgaacagaccatttcaatctgacactttccttcagtgttattttttcgcgagcgccaatatcacaactacatccataagagctcaccttggattctcttggaacgacacacattaacacaccattcgaatcgaaccagcgcgcattaaacgcctagagtattttgcgcagtctttctcaaattgtgggCAAATTTTTGCCagtggatcgcatttttttcaaattgcggtagtttttttttcaggtatcaagaaaaaaatttgaagatgaaacttattataataggttgcgtgcgactgtgaagaatgaaaggcagtcaaacttatcattattaagtttcgagtacgagtatactgaagatgtttaatgttgattatttaattaataagttttctgcaaaaaactcgtaaagcatagtttacagttccaatttgacaagtgaaataGCGTAAGTTTTTGCTTGTggaatctgtcgtgaaaacccgtttgtggaacacgcaggtatttcaccaccctgcagtttatagtttaagtgaagcgaaactcacgagtttacactccgagcgaagtgaaaattggctgcaactgacagaatagaaacTCACTAGCGCTtgcaaagaaagaaagaaataaacccaagtgaaaaagatgagatccacaaccatagatttcgctggatcggatttgtttacagttccaagcgaagtgaaattttcgcaggttgcatttttcacgagcgtgaaaaaatgaacatgttgtatgagattttcacttcgtttGGAACTATAAATAGggcttaagaaaaaattctaacaaatttttggtaatttttcaatagcaaataaatgcttttaactcgtacgataaaaaacagttttgttttattttggggcccccactataactgggactcgggcccccacaatcgtaaatccggccctggctaCGATTCGAAGTTCTCTTTCTCTACTTAATGGATATTTATAGTTTCTTCGacctattttttttataatacgtTTTACTAGTTTTGAAGATCGATTTAAACTGAAGCAATTGTACAGCTAAACTACATTGAACGTGACTGCTTACAGTGCATTTATAACTCcggttttttattgtttcattttagattctgaattttttttaagggaaaaatttatttttcgccattcatttttattggcctaagtcatgctaaaactatccaagaatcaaaatctacatcgcccaagtacagatctaaactcaaagttcgtttaaatcaatttttaccgaacaacttttatactccaaaatcacatttttcgtttaatttggcgatgctcgttttactttttatttcgagactttgtaaactagcaggAGTTACCTACGATCGTTATCGTGTAATTTGAATtatagaggtctctgcatcaaattttgaccgttatagcgtctctacagaacgtgtttactcacaatttccctttgtttagtcgatcagccgttctcgttgtgtacattctttgtttgagtttttctatactttttaactgtgagttatattcaaaagtacttaaatatgagtgacaagtttgagttttgcgtgggatcgggcgccaactgtgtcatagtcgctaagcatcgcatgtccgacatcgcgaaaggcgcagccatacatcaggtgacaaaaaggaagaagtggaaaataaaacctaggaaggacaattttacggcgcagagattgctgactgaaggtaaaaaaattattaggggctttgttGTTGCGATTCTttagatttatagcattttgaaactttaaacgcatttttctcaaaaccatgttttcaaaatcggcgagcagtagaactgaaaaagtttacatccgattgacttgaaattttaactgtagcttcttcattagattatctagtgaagtacacacgatttaagcgattgattaacaacaactaaagttataaacaatcaaagtcgattttttttctcgaaacagaacttttttttcaaaccgttgccattttgcaaaaaattctaaaaatataatcatgtgtacttcactagtgacacttatgtagataatgaaaaaaaaat from Wyeomyia smithii strain HCP4-BCI-WySm-NY-G18 chromosome 3, ASM2978416v1, whole genome shotgun sequence encodes the following:
- the LOC129732581 gene encoding uncharacterized protein LOC129732581, producing MNEYRSEKRLAYLYPLIGALSFICCISTAVAWHHWRYVLDTCVETNCGCILNGLSTPTFFTGGHIAYCHWATYGLVLPILFCAIFGIFHVFRVCCGKPRGNTSTATVRQRSGEVIVMTTKTDVTDEDDISPYYWIPVSIIGSFMALFTLVHAAMYLDGFLYSCKQYRNELIKYMQASGPLVAAIQGRLSCASVFDFMDYLHQDVSWDRRREGKINTAAALIIGLICSWTCIALWIWTVVVAAQRARASRRVRV